One window of the Sciurus carolinensis unplaced genomic scaffold, mSciCar1.2, whole genome shotgun sequence genome contains the following:
- the LOC124975057 gene encoding olfactory receptor 8K3-like has translation MNNIYRNGHTNLTVVHEFILKGITSRPELQAPLFGLFLVIYLVTVLGNLGMIILTKVDHSLQTPMYFFLRHLAITDLGYSTVVGPKMLVNFVVDQNTISYHFCATQLAFFLVFIISELFILSAMSYDRYVAICNPLLYTVIMSQRVCHVLVAIPYLYCTFVSLLVTIKIFTLSFCGYNVISHFYCDSLPLISLLCSNTHEIEVIILILAAFNLISSLLVIVVSYLLILIAILRMKSAEGRRKAFSTCGSHLTAVTVFYGTLIFMYVQPKSNHSFDTDKVASIFYTMVIPMLNPLIYSLRNKDVKYALKRTWNKICNVFS, from the coding sequence CCAATCTCACAGTGGTGCATGAGTTCATTCTGAAGGGCATCACGTCACGCCCTGAGTTGCAGGCTCCACTGTTTGGGCTGTTTCTCGTCAtctacctggtcacagtgctgggTAACTTGGGCATGATCATCCTCACCAAGGTGGACCACAGCCTACAAACACCCATGTACTTTTTTCTCAGACACCTGGCTATTACAGATCTTGGTTATTCTACAGTTGTAGGACCCAAGATGTTAGTAAATTTTGTTGTGGATCAAAATACAATCTCCTATCACTTTTGTGCTACACAGCTagctttctttcttgtgtttattATCAGTGAACTCTTTATTCTGTCCGCCATGTCCTatgaccgctacgtggccatctgtAACCCTCTCCTCTACACTGTCATCATGTCACAGAGGGTATGTCATGTATTAGTGGCAATCCCATATCTCTACTGCACATTTGTGTCTCTTCTAGTTACCATAAAGATTTTTACCTTATCCTTCTGTGGCTACAATGTCATCAGTCATTTCTATTGTGACAGtctccctttaatatctttgctCTGCTCAAACACACATGAAATTGAAGTGATAATTCTGATCTTAgcagcttttaatttgatttcctcTCTTCTGGTCATTGTTGTGTCCTACCTGCTCATCCTCATAGCCATTCTCAGGATGAAGTCAGCTGAGGGCAGGCGCAAGGCTTTCTCCACCTGCGGATCCCACCTGACAGCGGTCACTGTGTTCTATGGGACtttgatatttatgtatgtgCAACCCAAGTCCAACCACTCCTTTGACACCGATAAAGTGGCTTCCATATTTTATACTATGGTCATCCCAATGTTGAATCCCttgatctacagcctgaggaacaaagaTGTAAAGTATGCCCTAAAGAGAACCTGGAATAAGATATGCAATGTATTTTCTTGA